A segment of the uncultured Desulfobulbus sp. genome:
CAGCGTTCTACCACTTCCGGAGAGCAGAACAGCGAGCTTAAGCATCGCCTTCTCCCTTGGCAAAATAACCATTGGTCTCGGGATCAACCTTTCGCAACCACTCGATAATCGCGGTGTCGTACGCTGAGGTCAGTTCAAAGACCTTGCAGGCAAGACGAAAACGAGTCTTAAGGCTGGTATTGCCCTGGGCACGAATCTCATCAAGAACAACGGCATAATCTGCAGGATCGACAATGACGGTAACATCCTCAAAGTTTTTTGCCGAGGCACGCAGCATGGTCGGGCCACCGATATCGATGTTTTCAATGGCATCCTCGAGACTGCAATTAGGATCAGCGACGGTTTTGGAAAAAGCATAGAGATTGACGGCTATAATATCAATGGGTTTAATGCCGTGCTCAGCACACTGTTTCTGATGCTCGGCATTTTCACGCTGGTTGAGGATACCACCATGAACCAACGGATGCAGGGTTTTGACCCGACCATCAAGCATCTCGGGAAAGCCGGTGAACTCGGAAACATCCTTCACCGCAAGGCCGCTTGAGCGCAGCTTCTGGGCAGTTCCTCCGGTGGAGAGGATCTCAATCCCCAGATCTGCCAAAGCCTTAGCAAAATCTTCACATCCCGATTTATCGGTCAGGCTGATCAACGCCCGCTCAACTTTTCTCATCTCTGCTCCTTCAGTAACCTACTCTTTTTTTAAAAACTGGCGAATTTTTCGCCGTTCACGTTTTTCCGGACGCCGTTCAGGCGGTTGGCCTTGAAGCCTGAGGATGCGCCGCTGTTCAGCCAACATCTCACGCTTCTCTTTTGATGCAGCGGTTTCTTCGTATAAAGTTTGTGCAATCTTGGCAGGTCCACGTTTCTCAGCAAGCGCGACCACCTCAATGGTATACTCAAGCAAATCTCTGCGGATCACTAAGCTGTCGCCAATCTGAACAAACCGCGAGGGCTTGACCCGATTACCGTTCAAACTAACATGCCCACCACTGACCGCTTTGGAGGCCAGGGATCTGGTCTTAAAAAAACGGGCTGCCCACAGCCATTTATCGATGCGAACTGTATCCATTGCAATCTTGACTCTCTTGGTTATAGGGCTCAAAATACCACAGTTTTCCAGCAGGATCAAACAAAGAAGGATGACGAAACCAGCCTCTTTCAGAGCAGAAGACAGCCCCCAGAGCAGCAGATCTTGCTCATTGCCTAAAAATTGAGTAAGGGGGTGCTTCTTTTGTTCTGCAACCGTGACAAAAGAAATTGAGCTGTTGTACTATAGTACTGTCAGCTCACTCTTGAGTCCATTGCAGCTCGGCCCCCAATCCAAACAAAAGGCCACGCACATTCAATTGCTCACGGTGAGCGTTATCCCCATGTGAACGGCCCCAGAGATTAGCCCATGTCCTTACAATCCGTTGGTATTAGCGACTTCACCTGCCCGGTGCAGATTCCCCAAAGAGATGGTGGCATTCAACACACCATCGCGACCATGAGCCTGACCGCCCAAGTCCCCAAAGAACGGGTGGCCTCCAGTGTCAGCTTGATGCACACCGTGCTGAGCAGGTATCTGCCCAATATCCACTCAGGTGTATTCCCAGCACTCTTGGACGAGGTCCGCAAACAACTGCAGGCCGACTCAGCTGAACTTGCCATGGACTTTCCCTACTTCATCAGCAAAAATGCGCCCGTCACAGGAACATCAAGCCTGATGGAGTACCAATGCTCCTTCACTGCCGATGCCAATACCGGCGCCGAGCCACTGTTGACGGTTCGCGTCCCGGTAACCACTCTCTGCCCCTGCTCCAAAGAGATCAGCGCAGCCGGTGCGCACAATCAGCGCGCCGAGGTCACTCTACGGGTACGCCCCCTGGCAATGATCTGGCTTGAAGACCTGATCAGCCTGGTTGAGGCCTGTGGCTCCTGTGAAATATATGCACTGCTCAAACGACCGGATGAAAAATATGTCACCGAGCGGGCCTACGCCCAGCCGATGTTTGTCGAAGATGTCGTGCGTATGGTGGCGCAACAGGTCATGGAGCTTTCCGATGTTGCCTGGTTTTCTGTGGGAGTGGAGAGTTTTGAATCCATCCATAATCACAGCGCTTACGCCTACGTCGACAGCGATGACCTTGACCGCCTGACCTAACTGTTTTTGAACCTCCCGAGTGGGGGCTTAGAGGGGAGCGTCCAAGCCTCCCAGGCAGAGGTACTTCAACTCCAGATACTCTTCCAGGCCATACCTGGAGCCTTCCCGGCCGACACCAGACTCCTTGATGCCGCCAAAGGGGGCAGCCTCTGAGGACATGCGCCCGGTGTTGATTCCGACCATGCCGTACTCCAGCGCTTCCGCCACCCGCCAGATACGATTCATATTTTGGCTGTAGAAATAGGCTGCCAGGCCATAGGGGGTAGCGTTGGCCAGGCTCACGGCCTCTCGATCTTCAGTAAAACAAAAGATTGGCGCCACGGGACCAAAGGTCTCTTCCTGGGCGATGCGCATCTCTTTGGTTGCCCCAAGTAACACCGTGGGGGCATAGAAAAAACCGGCAGATCCCACCCGCGTTCCGCCACAGGCCACCTGCGCCCCCTTGGAAACGGCATCCTCCACCTGTGCCTCTACCTTCTCTAAGGCTGTCTGGTCGATCAACGGTCCCTGCTGCACGCACTGATCAAAGCCGCTGCCCACCTGCAGTTTACGCACCTCGGCGACCAGCTTCTCCGCAAACTCCTCACAAACTCCCTGCTGCACGATAAAACGATTGGCACAGACGCAGGTTTGACCGGAGTTGCGGTATTTAGAAGCCATCGCTCCACGAACGGCCGCATCCACATCCGCATCGTCAAAGACGATAAACGGAGCATGCCCCCCTAACTCGAGCGATACTTTTTTAACCGTCCCGGCACAGTCGCGCATGAGCCGCTTGCCCACTGCGGTCGATCCGGTGAAGCTGAGTTTTCGCACCAGAGGATTGGCGGTCAATTCCTGCCCGATTTCCTGAGCAGGGCCGGTGATCACATTAAAGACACCCTGCGGAAATCCCGCCTGCTGGGCCAGAAAAGCAAGGGCCAATGCTGAAAATGGAGTCCGAGCCGCTGGCTTCAGCACGACAGGACAGCCTGCCGCCAGGGCGGGGGATGCTTTCCGCGTTACCATTTGCGAGGGAAAATTCCAGGGGGTGATGGCGGCACAGACCCCCACGGGTTCTTTGAGCACAACAATACGTTTCCCCTTTTGGGCCATGGGCATGGTGTCACCATAAATGCGTTTGGCCTCCTCAGCGAACCATTCCACATAGGAGGCGCCGTGCAGCACCTCTCCCTGTGCCTCGGCCAGGGGTTTGCCCTGCTCCAAGGTCATCAGGACCGCCAGATCACGATGGTGCTCCAAAATCAGCTCATACCAGCGTCGCAAAATACGGGAACGCTCATCAGTGCTCAGCCCTTTCCAAATTGGCCAGGCCCTGGACGCGGCCTCTATGGACATCTGTGTCTCTTTTTGAGAAAAAGAGGGAACAGTGCCCACCAAAGCGCCAGTGGCAGGATTATAAACAGAAATGCGATCCGCCCCTGAACCATCTGTCCAGACACCATCGACAAAACACTGGGAGCGTAACAGCTCTTGACAACGTAAATTCATTGCCCCCTCGCAACGATTCCAAAAGAAAAAACAGGCCAGCACCCCGAAAAATGAGGCTGTCGCTGCCTGCCTTGTAACCAGATTCTCAGAAGCTTTCCTCGCCCTTCCAAGAAACCAAGTATGCTCTATGTAAACGAACAGGTTTATGCTATCTTATTTCACAAAGGGAGGTATCATACACCGGTGCGCTGTATTTTTCACCCCCCTAAAAATTGCCCCTCACTTAGAACAGGTTGTTATGAGTGCCGACTCCCGCAGATCACCTCGGTTGACCGATTTCCTCCCCCTGGAAACGCAGGTGGTGGAGCTGCAAAGCGGTCACCAGCTTGCAGGCCCCTTTGCCAGCCGCATCATTGACATTTCCCAGCACGGCGCCTGCCTTCTGATGAGCCAGGTCATGCGTAACGGCTTCCATGTCTTCCACTCGACGCAGGAACGAGACAGTTGCGCACTTGTACTGTGCATCAATCTGCCTCCAAATTTTGAATACTACCAGATTCTCGCCCGCCCCATCTGGCTTGACCTCTTTCAGCAGGGGGAGATCCGGGCCTTTAAAATGGGAGTGGAGTTTATCGAAGACACGAACAAAAAAGAAATGAAGGAGCTCCAGAAGGCTCTGCGTATCAATCAAGATCGTCGGGCCAGCTGGTGGCTAAGCCATTATCAGGGATTTCACAAAGAGTAGAAAGTTTTCAGGAAGCCGGATCGCAGTGTTGATCACAGACCGCGTAGACGGGGATCGTTTTCTCCACCCCCCGTAGTTGCATTTCTCCCAAGGGGTCCACGCTAAAGACACCAGTTACGGCATCTCGCACCGGCTGCGTAAGATAAATACAACATTCTGTGGATTCAGCGGCCAGACGTTGAGCAAAATTAACCGCATTGCCAATGACAGTATAATCAAGCCGTTGATCTGAACCGATGTTGCCGATAAACAAAGGCCCACAGGTTACCGCGACCCCGAGATCAACCTTGCCAAATTCCACTGACTGCTTGAGCCAACGTTCCTGCAACTCCCTAAATCGTGAACGAATCATCCAGGCTGCCCGAACCGCTGCCAGGTTCGGATTTTCCTGTTGAACCGGCGCGCCAAAAAGGGAAAGCACCGCATCCCCCATAAACTTATCAACAGTTCCCTGATGCCGAAAAACTGTTTCTGTAAAAATACTGAAGAATTCGTTGAGGAACCGCCGCAAAAGCGGCAACTCTACATGCTGGACCAAGCGGGTGAAATTTCGAATATCGGCAAACAAGACCGTTACCTCAGTAATCTCGCCCAACTCCATCAAATCAGTTTTTTGTGCAAGCAGCAGCTCAGCCACCTCCGGCGCCACGTACTGCTCAAAAAGGGTACGCATACGCGTGGTCTGCGTTAACAGCTGACGTGACCGGAGATTTTCTAAAGCATTTGCGGCCTGACTGCAGACAATGGAAAGCATCTCCTTATCGGCGGAGGAGAATCGCTCCTCTGTGGTTTTTTGGCTAATATTCAAGACACCTATAACCCGCTCACCGATGCGTAGGGGAAAAGAAATCGCCGTGACCAGTTCAGGCTGCTGCAACAGATCTGCAAACATGGAAACATGCTGGTCTTCTTTATTGAGAATGACCGGTTTTCCATATTTATACACCCAACCAGAAATCTGCTCTCCTGGAGCTACCCGTATGGACTCCACTATCCCTGGATCCAAACCTCTGGCGGCAACGATACGTAAACGTTCATCGTCTGAATCATAGAGCATGACTGAAATCTGACTGGCCCCTATTTGCTCGATGACTGCCTGCATCAACTCCTCAACGAGTTCCTGCTCGCAGGTGGCGGCAAAAAACCTCTCTCCCAACCGGTAAAGCGGAATCAATGTTCGCAAACGAGTATTGTCCCAGCTCAGCTGATATCTCTTCAAGGCCTGCTCGACCACATCATTGAGCACCTCTGGCGCATACTGCAACTCGACCAGCCCAGAAAAACCGGCATTGAGTGCGCCCTGTAAATCACTTGCTGAAGGCTGCCCTTCCACGAGCAAAATACTGCTGAGACCAGGTTGAATGGC
Coding sequences within it:
- a CDS encoding IMP cyclohydrolase; the encoded protein is MRKVERALISLTDKSGCEDFAKALADLGIEILSTGGTAQKLRSSGLAVKDVSEFTGFPEMLDGRVKTLHPLVHGGILNQRENAEHQKQCAEHGIKPIDIIAVNLYAFSKTVADPNCSLEDAIENIDIGGPTMLRASAKNFEDVTVIVDPADYAVVLDEIRAQGNTSLKTRFRLACKVFELTSAYDTAIIEWLRKVDPETNGYFAKGEGDA
- a CDS encoding RNA-binding S4 domain-containing protein translates to MDTVRIDKWLWAARFFKTRSLASKAVSGGHVSLNGNRVKPSRFVQIGDSLVIRRDLLEYTIEVVALAEKRGPAKIAQTLYEETAASKEKREMLAEQRRILRLQGQPPERRPEKRERRKIRQFLKKE
- the folE2 gene encoding GTP cyclohydrolase FolE2; the encoded protein is MSLQSVGISDFTCPVQIPQRDGGIQHTIATMSLTAQVPKERVASSVSLMHTVLSRYLPNIHSGVFPALLDEVRKQLQADSAELAMDFPYFISKNAPVTGTSSLMEYQCSFTADANTGAEPLLTVRVPVTTLCPCSKEISAAGAHNQRAEVTLRVRPLAMIWLEDLISLVEACGSCEIYALLKRPDEKYVTERAYAQPMFVEDVVRMVAQQVMELSDVAWFSVGVESFESIHNHSAYAYVDSDDLDRLT
- a CDS encoding NAD-dependent succinate-semialdehyde dehydrogenase → MNLRCQELLRSQCFVDGVWTDGSGADRISVYNPATGALVGTVPSFSQKETQMSIEAASRAWPIWKGLSTDERSRILRRWYELILEHHRDLAVLMTLEQGKPLAEAQGEVLHGASYVEWFAEEAKRIYGDTMPMAQKGKRIVVLKEPVGVCAAITPWNFPSQMVTRKASPALAAGCPVVLKPAARTPFSALALAFLAQQAGFPQGVFNVITGPAQEIGQELTANPLVRKLSFTGSTAVGKRLMRDCAGTVKKVSLELGGHAPFIVFDDADVDAAVRGAMASKYRNSGQTCVCANRFIVQQGVCEEFAEKLVAEVRKLQVGSGFDQCVQQGPLIDQTALEKVEAQVEDAVSKGAQVACGGTRVGSAGFFYAPTVLLGATKEMRIAQEETFGPVAPIFCFTEDREAVSLANATPYGLAAYFYSQNMNRIWRVAEALEYGMVGINTGRMSSEAAPFGGIKESGVGREGSRYGLEEYLELKYLCLGGLDAPL
- a CDS encoding PilZ domain-containing protein — its product is MSADSRRSPRLTDFLPLETQVVELQSGHQLAGPFASRIIDISQHGACLLMSQVMRNGFHVFHSTQERDSCALVLCINLPPNFEYYQILARPIWLDLFQQGEIRAFKMGVEFIEDTNKKEMKELQKALRINQDRRASWWLSHYQGFHKE
- a CDS encoding adenylate/guanylate cyclase domain-containing protein, with product MKAPVVLLAIDLEKALTVRSVLAPVRVLHCQQVEDVRSICQNQRVGLVLIVDDPPRVDGRKVFRELNAIQPGLSSILLVEGQPSASDLQGALNAGFSGLVELQYAPEVLNDVVEQALKRYQLSWDNTRLRTLIPLYRLGERFFAATCEQELVEELMQAVIEQIGASQISVMLYDSDDERLRIVAARGLDPGIVESIRVAPGEQISGWVYKYGKPVILNKEDQHVSMFADLLQQPELVTAISFPLRIGERVIGVLNISQKTTEERFSSADKEMLSIVCSQAANALENLRSRQLLTQTTRMRTLFEQYVAPEVAELLLAQKTDLMELGEITEVTVLFADIRNFTRLVQHVELPLLRRFLNEFFSIFTETVFRHQGTVDKFMGDAVLSLFGAPVQQENPNLAAVRAAWMIRSRFRELQERWLKQSVEFGKVDLGVAVTCGPLFIGNIGSDQRLDYTVIGNAVNFAQRLAAESTECCIYLTQPVRDAVTGVFSVDPLGEMQLRGVEKTIPVYAVCDQHCDPAS